One window from the genome of Actinoplanes teichomyceticus ATCC 31121 encodes:
- a CDS encoding aspartate aminotransferase family protein, producing MTTVASPASVDTEEEILNLYRAHLSKGRATLAELFGSHMEVASEGAWIYTSDGEEFLNFGGYGVFVMGARHPRVLDAVTRQLRTHPTSTRILLEPTVARAAEALTRITPPGMDRVHFSLSGAEAVETALKLGRAHGRRRLVSMSGGYHGKTLGALSATAKEVYQRPFRPLLPDVTHLPYGDADALGEHLSRYPGEVTVIVEPVQGEGGVVIPPAGYLKQVEQLCRRHGAFLIVDEVQTGMGRLGSWWGCTAADVVPDVLLTGKALGGGILPVSAAVADRATFKPFDKDPYLHTATFSGQPLLMAAVQGAIEAVEQDDLVARAAALGARLLPEIRAIVHRNIPDLTVDVRGVGLLIGVELIEAGLAGELLIELFNHGVVANHSMIGSSVVRFTPPATLTERELTTFFQALDGATRDLVNRRTRMPKGGN from the coding sequence GAGGAGGAGATCCTCAACCTGTACCGGGCGCACCTGAGCAAGGGCCGCGCCACTCTGGCGGAGCTGTTCGGCAGCCACATGGAGGTGGCCTCCGAGGGGGCCTGGATCTACACCAGCGACGGCGAGGAGTTCCTCAACTTCGGTGGGTACGGCGTCTTCGTCATGGGGGCGCGGCACCCGCGGGTGCTGGACGCCGTCACCCGGCAGCTGCGCACCCATCCCACCTCGACCCGGATCCTGCTGGAGCCGACCGTGGCGCGCGCCGCCGAGGCGCTGACCCGGATCACCCCGCCGGGCATGGACCGGGTGCACTTCTCGCTCTCCGGCGCCGAGGCGGTGGAGACCGCGCTCAAGCTCGGCCGCGCGCACGGCCGGCGCCGGCTCGTCTCCATGTCCGGCGGATACCACGGCAAGACCCTCGGCGCGCTCTCCGCGACCGCCAAGGAGGTCTACCAGCGGCCGTTCCGGCCGCTGCTGCCGGACGTCACCCATCTGCCGTACGGCGACGCGGACGCGCTGGGGGAGCACCTGTCCCGGTACCCGGGCGAGGTCACCGTCATCGTGGAGCCGGTCCAGGGCGAGGGTGGCGTGGTGATCCCCCCGGCCGGCTACCTCAAACAGGTCGAGCAGCTGTGCCGCCGGCACGGCGCCTTCCTGATCGTCGACGAGGTGCAGACCGGCATGGGGCGGCTCGGCTCCTGGTGGGGTTGCACCGCCGCGGATGTCGTCCCGGACGTGCTGCTGACCGGCAAGGCGCTCGGCGGCGGCATCCTGCCGGTGTCGGCCGCGGTCGCCGACCGCGCGACGTTCAAGCCCTTCGACAAGGACCCGTACCTGCACACCGCGACGTTCTCCGGCCAGCCGCTGCTGATGGCCGCGGTGCAGGGCGCGATCGAGGCGGTGGAGCAGGACGACCTGGTCGCCCGTGCGGCGGCGCTCGGCGCCCGCCTGCTGCCGGAGATCCGCGCCATCGTGCACCGCAACATCCCGGACCTGACCGTCGACGTCCGCGGCGTGGGCCTGCTGATCGGCGTGGAGCTGATCGAGGCCGGCCTCGCCGGTGAGCTGCTGATCGAGCTGTTCAACCACGGGGTGGTGGCGAACCACTCCATGATCGGCAGCTCGGTGGTGCGGTTCACCCCACCGGCGACCCTCACCGAGCGTGAGCTCACGACCTTCTTCCAGGCTCTCGACGGGGCCACCCGGGACCTCGTCAACCGTCGTACCCGAATGCCGAAAGGCGGCAACTGA
- a CDS encoding SRPBCC family protein, producing the protein MRQVSLDAVIHNTAADYVLQQIARFDQYPTLAPHVNATTVHTGLPEPVGSSSWELHFRSGLLRWTEQERFLTDQLRIEFAQTDGDFDEFSGVWQLRQDGADTALSFRCDFDFGIPSLEGILDPIAERVIRETAAWAVAGLFDHLEVTFAGPAPAVPVPAGDAG; encoded by the coding sequence ATGCGCCAGGTCTCCCTCGACGCGGTGATCCACAACACCGCCGCCGATTACGTGCTGCAGCAGATCGCCCGCTTCGACCAGTATCCGACGCTGGCCCCGCACGTGAACGCCACCACCGTGCACACCGGCCTGCCGGAGCCGGTCGGCTCCTCCAGCTGGGAGCTGCACTTCCGCAGCGGCCTGCTGCGCTGGACCGAGCAGGAGCGGTTCCTGACCGACCAGCTGCGCATCGAGTTCGCCCAGACCGACGGTGACTTCGACGAGTTCTCCGGCGTCTGGCAGCTGCGCCAGGACGGCGCCGACACCGCGCTCAGCTTCCGGTGCGACTTCGACTTCGGCATCCCGTCGCTGGAGGGCATCCTCGACCCGATCGCCGAGCGGGTGATCCGCGAGACCGCCGCCTGGGCGGTGGCCGGCCTGTTCGACCACCTCGAGGTCACCTTCGCCGGGCCCGCACCGGCCGTCCCCGTGCCGGCCGGCGACGCCGGCTGA
- a CDS encoding flavin reductase family protein encodes MDTETLEGRRRRAVRHFASGVAVLTVVDDSGTPHGTTVSAVTAISREPLLLGVCLRLNSAFARRVRDGGRFTVNVLRSDQYATARWFADPARPAGTAQFRDVAWETDALTGAPTLTGSLATLGCQLVERLALGDHDLLVAQVLAGSASWGSPLLSYAGRLHDGDLHSMAPDSSELTVRSSR; translated from the coding sequence ATGGACACCGAGACCCTGGAGGGGCGGCGGCGCCGGGCGGTACGCCACTTCGCGTCCGGCGTGGCCGTGCTGACCGTCGTCGACGACAGCGGCACACCGCACGGCACGACGGTCAGCGCGGTGACCGCCATCTCCCGCGAGCCCCTGCTGCTCGGCGTCTGCCTGCGCCTGAACTCGGCGTTCGCGCGCCGGGTCCGCGACGGCGGCCGGTTCACCGTGAACGTGTTGCGCAGCGACCAGTACGCGACGGCACGCTGGTTCGCCGACCCGGCACGTCCGGCCGGGACGGCCCAGTTCCGCGACGTCGCGTGGGAGACCGATGCGCTGACCGGCGCGCCGACGCTGACCGGATCGCTGGCCACCCTCGGCTGCCAGCTGGTCGAGCGGCTCGCCCTGGGCGACCACGACCTGCTGGTGGCGCAGGTCCTGGCCGGATCGGCGAGCTGGGGATCACCACTGCTCAGTTACGCCGGCCGGCTGCACGACGGCGACCTGCACAGCATGGCGCCGGACAGTTCGGAACTGACCGTTAGGAGTTCTCGATGA
- a CDS encoding VlmB-like protein, with protein MTAVIPPEADWEQAPGLLTGAKTLELSAERCNLGYWLSAVAQGTLRDRAVTGHHNAAVPPFMKQDGPLREAMMLELGLRSVAEEKATRILSYYVANAPGIVEMEFYATQLIDEARHSKVFRDHLVELGVPAAELHDTIAEMSREYVPEVLQPVEDLAARIIRDERDFVGGVAVFTIVIEGVLAPAAELAERKWDRLDPAASEISRGAAIDEIRHLTVGSSIIRDHLIRHPEYRPRLMEILAAGRELWDRVPDRKYVMYREELFQKGMAQQADLLRDYEVWPGRLLLDTTPEERYDMAERWTDEMAESRLRFMGLEDALPLLSGTDVA; from the coding sequence ATGACCGCCGTGATCCCTCCCGAGGCCGACTGGGAGCAGGCGCCCGGGCTGCTGACCGGGGCCAAGACCCTGGAGCTCAGCGCGGAGCGGTGCAACCTGGGTTACTGGCTCAGCGCCGTCGCCCAGGGCACCCTGCGCGACCGGGCGGTGACCGGGCACCACAACGCCGCGGTGCCGCCGTTCATGAAGCAGGACGGCCCGCTGCGCGAGGCGATGATGCTGGAGCTGGGGCTGCGCTCGGTGGCCGAGGAGAAGGCCACCCGCATCCTGTCCTACTACGTCGCGAACGCGCCGGGCATCGTGGAGATGGAGTTCTACGCCACGCAGCTCATCGACGAGGCCCGCCACTCCAAGGTGTTCCGCGACCACCTGGTCGAGCTGGGCGTCCCGGCGGCCGAGCTGCACGACACGATCGCCGAGATGTCCCGGGAGTACGTGCCCGAGGTGCTGCAGCCGGTGGAGGATCTGGCCGCCCGGATCATCCGCGACGAGCGGGACTTCGTCGGCGGGGTGGCGGTGTTCACCATCGTCATCGAGGGCGTGCTGGCGCCGGCCGCGGAGCTCGCCGAGCGCAAGTGGGACCGGCTCGACCCGGCGGCGAGCGAGATCTCCCGTGGCGCCGCGATCGACGAGATCCGGCATCTGACCGTGGGCAGCTCGATCATCCGCGACCACCTGATCCGGCACCCGGAGTACCGGCCGCGGCTGATGGAGATCCTGGCGGCCGGGCGCGAGCTGTGGGACCGGGTGCCCGACCGCAAGTACGTGATGTACCGCGAGGAGCTGTTCCAGAAGGGCATGGCCCAGCAGGCCGACCTGCTGCGCGACTACGAGGTGTGGCCGGGCCGGTTGCTGCTGGACACCACCCCCGAGGAGCGCTACGACATGGCCGAGCGCTGGACCGACGAGATGGCCGAGTCGCGGCTGCGGTTCATGGGGCTGGAGGACGCGCTCCCGCTGCTCAGCGGCACGGACGTGGCATGA
- a CDS encoding beta-ketoacyl-ACP synthase III, whose amino-acid sequence MSAGGSGDRHPVLAGVGGWLPSRVVTNDDLAAHLDTSDAWIRSRTGIGSRRFAEPGVSTGDLAVAAGALALKSSGEAQADAVVLATATPDHPLPGTAPQVAERLGLIGAAAFDVAAVCAGFVYGLATAGGLIAAGTARRVLLIGAETFTSIVNPRDRSTAVIFADGAGAVVLRAGRPDEPGALGPTDLGSDGGNHELIMVPGGGSRQRSSGADPGPEDHFFHMAGRDVYRHAVERLTSSSRAALAHAGWQVTDVDRFVPHQANAKISAAVADRLGLDADRVLSNIAEVGNTSAASIPLLLAQAGADGRLQPGHRVLLAAFGGGLTWGASTLVWPDITALTV is encoded by the coding sequence ATGAGCGCCGGGGGTAGCGGCGACCGGCACCCGGTGCTCGCGGGCGTGGGTGGGTGGCTGCCGTCCCGGGTGGTCACCAACGACGACCTGGCCGCCCACCTGGACACCTCCGACGCGTGGATCCGCAGCCGTACCGGGATCGGTTCGCGGCGGTTCGCCGAGCCCGGCGTGTCGACCGGCGACCTGGCCGTGGCGGCGGGCGCGCTGGCCCTCAAGTCCAGCGGTGAGGCGCAGGCCGACGCGGTGGTGCTGGCCACCGCCACGCCGGACCACCCGCTGCCGGGCACCGCGCCCCAGGTCGCCGAGCGGCTGGGCCTGATCGGGGCCGCGGCGTTCGACGTGGCCGCGGTCTGCGCGGGCTTCGTGTACGGTCTGGCCACCGCCGGCGGGCTGATCGCCGCGGGGACCGCCCGCCGGGTGCTGCTGATCGGCGCGGAGACCTTCACCAGCATCGTGAACCCGCGTGACCGCAGCACCGCGGTGATCTTCGCGGACGGCGCCGGCGCGGTCGTGCTGCGCGCGGGCCGGCCGGACGAGCCGGGTGCGCTCGGCCCCACCGACCTGGGCAGCGACGGTGGGAACCATGAGCTGATCATGGTGCCGGGCGGTGGCTCCCGCCAGCGTTCCTCGGGCGCGGATCCCGGCCCGGAGGACCACTTCTTCCACATGGCCGGCCGCGACGTCTACCGGCACGCCGTCGAGCGGCTGACCTCCTCCTCGCGGGCCGCCCTGGCACACGCGGGGTGGCAGGTCACGGACGTCGACCGGTTCGTACCTCACCAGGCGAACGCGAAGATCTCCGCCGCGGTCGCCGACCGGCTGGGCCTGGACGCCGACCGCGTGCTGTCGAACATCGCCGAGGTGGGCAACACGTCGGCCGCGTCCATCCCGCTGCTGCTCGCCCAGGCCGGCGCCGACGGGCGCCTGCAGCCCGGCCACCGGGTCCTGCTGGCCGCGTTCGGCGGCGGGCTGACGTGGGGGGCATCCACCCTGGTCTGGCCGGACATCACCGCACTGACCGTCTGA
- a CDS encoding acyl carrier protein, translating to MFDTVKKVLVSRFQVPAEDIEPEASLEDLELDSLDLVELATILESEYGVRITDDEIAEAKQVGAVADLAARKAATV from the coding sequence ATGTTCGACACCGTGAAGAAGGTCCTCGTCAGCCGCTTCCAGGTTCCGGCGGAGGACATCGAGCCGGAGGCCAGCCTGGAGGATCTGGAGCTCGACTCCCTCGATCTCGTCGAGCTCGCGACCATCCTGGAGAGCGAGTACGGCGTCCGGATCACCGACGACGAGATCGCCGAGGCCAAGCAGGTCGGCGCCGTCGCGGACCTGGCCGCGCGAAAGGCAGCGACGGTCTGA
- a CDS encoding beta-ketoacyl-[acyl-carrier-protein] synthase family protein, with translation MPAHRVAVTGLGLVTPAGIGVTETWERILDAEPTAAHDPELADNPVTISCRVPGFDGGALLGRRARKMDRFTQFAVVAATEALADAGLDPARWDGARVAVVLGNADGGFATVEQQHSVLTQQGAGFVSALLLPMQLSNMLAGQLSLQFGATGPSFCVATACASGTTAIGLACDLLRLDRCDVVITGGSEALVTPLIMAGFARMGALSRRAGDPREAMRPFEVERDGFVGAEGAGILVLERLADARARGAGIRATVDGTGHSADAHHLTAPDPEGRGLERAIRAALADADAGAGDIDHVNAHGTATPLGDLAESRAVERVLRSRPLVSSTKGVTGHMLGAAGAVEAALTVLAVQHGVVPPTANLDRQDPEVEVEVATKPVHRRLDAALSLSAGFGGQNAAVLVRAI, from the coding sequence ATGCCGGCGCACCGCGTCGCCGTTACCGGCCTGGGGCTCGTCACCCCGGCCGGTATCGGCGTGACCGAGACGTGGGAGCGGATCCTCGACGCCGAGCCGACCGCCGCCCACGACCCCGAGCTGGCCGACAACCCGGTCACCATCTCGTGCCGGGTGCCCGGCTTCGACGGCGGCGCGCTGCTCGGCCGCCGCGCCCGCAAGATGGACCGGTTCACCCAGTTCGCCGTGGTCGCGGCGACCGAGGCGCTCGCCGACGCGGGTCTGGACCCGGCCCGCTGGGACGGCGCCCGCGTGGCCGTGGTGCTGGGCAACGCGGACGGCGGTTTCGCCACGGTCGAGCAGCAGCACAGCGTGCTGACGCAGCAGGGCGCCGGGTTCGTCTCCGCGCTGCTGCTGCCGATGCAGCTGTCCAACATGCTCGCCGGCCAGCTCTCCCTGCAGTTCGGGGCGACCGGCCCCAGCTTCTGTGTCGCGACCGCGTGCGCCTCCGGCACCACGGCCATCGGCCTGGCCTGCGATCTGCTGCGCCTGGACCGGTGCGACGTGGTCATCACCGGCGGCAGCGAGGCCCTGGTGACGCCGCTGATCATGGCCGGCTTCGCCCGGATGGGCGCGCTGTCACGGCGGGCCGGCGACCCGCGGGAGGCGATGCGGCCCTTCGAGGTGGAGCGGGACGGTTTCGTCGGGGCCGAGGGCGCCGGCATCCTGGTGCTGGAACGGCTGGCCGACGCCCGGGCCCGGGGCGCCGGGATCCGGGCCACCGTGGACGGCACCGGGCACTCCGCCGACGCGCACCACCTCACCGCGCCGGACCCGGAGGGCCGGGGGCTGGAGCGGGCGATCCGCGCCGCGCTCGCCGACGCCGACGCGGGCGCCGGCGACATCGACCACGTCAACGCGCACGGCACCGCCACCCCGCTCGGGGACCTCGCCGAGTCGCGGGCCGTCGAGCGGGTGCTGCGCTCGCGGCCGCTGGTGAGCTCCACCAAGGGCGTCACCGGGCACATGCTCGGCGCCGCCGGGGCGGTGGAGGCCGCGCTCACCGTGCTCGCGGTGCAGCACGGTGTGGTGCCTCCGACGGCCAACCTCGACCGGCAGGATCCGGAGGTGGAGGTCGAGGTGGCGACCAAGCCGGTGCACCGCCGGCTGGACGCGGCGCTGAGCCTGTCGGCCGGCTTCGGCGGGCAGAACGCGGCCGTGCTGGTGCGCGCGATCTGA
- a CDS encoding helix-turn-helix domain-containing protein codes for MNAPVASRSTAGALVRQWRHRRRLSQLELANKAGISARHLSFIETGRSVPSRDVLLQLADCLELSLRERNRLLLASGYAPAYLETPLDAPSITAVRAAVRQVVSGHDPYPAVVVDRHWNIVDANVALTTLLGMAAPWLVTPPDANVLRASLHPEGLAPHILNFAEWRSHVLARLHRQVLLSGDSVLAALEEELQGYPCDPGQPEPQPGASARIFVPLRLKSEFGELAFFSTVATFGTPLDITVAELCIESFYPADEATATALRSITAR; via the coding sequence GTGAATGCACCCGTCGCCTCCCGCTCCACCGCCGGCGCCCTGGTACGGCAATGGCGCCATCGCCGCCGACTGAGCCAGCTGGAGCTGGCCAACAAGGCCGGCATCTCCGCACGCCACCTGAGCTTCATCGAGACCGGGCGGTCCGTGCCGAGCCGCGATGTGCTGCTGCAACTGGCCGACTGCCTGGAGCTGTCGCTGCGCGAGCGCAACCGCCTGCTGCTGGCCAGCGGGTACGCCCCGGCCTACCTGGAGACGCCGCTCGACGCGCCGAGCATCACCGCCGTGCGCGCCGCCGTGCGCCAGGTGGTCAGCGGGCACGATCCGTACCCGGCGGTGGTCGTCGACCGGCACTGGAACATCGTCGACGCGAACGTGGCCCTCACCACGCTGCTCGGCATGGCCGCCCCGTGGCTGGTCACCCCGCCGGACGCCAACGTGCTGCGCGCCAGCCTGCACCCCGAGGGGCTGGCGCCGCACATCCTCAACTTCGCCGAGTGGCGCTCCCACGTGCTGGCCCGCCTGCACCGTCAGGTGCTGCTCAGCGGCGACTCCGTGCTGGCCGCGCTGGAGGAAGAACTGCAGGGGTACCCGTGCGACCCGGGCCAGCCGGAACCGCAGCCGGGCGCGTCGGCCCGCATCTTCGTACCGCTGCGGTTGAAGTCGGAATTCGGCGAGCTGGCGTTCTTCAGCACCGTGGCGACCTTCGGCACCCCGCTCGACATCACCGTCGCCGAGTTGTGCATCGAGTCGTTCTACCCCGCCGACGAGGCCACCGCGACGGCGCTGCGCAGCATCACCGCACGCTGA
- a CDS encoding MaoC/PaaZ C-terminal domain-containing protein translates to MSARRTPVTGLPALVGEELGVSDWRDVSAATVTAFAEITGDRQWIHVDAERAAAGPFGAPVAHGFLLMSMVPAMLSEVVDVIGADHVVNKGVSDVRLLSPVRVGDRVRGRVRVARVRPRPRGFWETDYGVELAAEGSGTPALRMTLTLLYHVE, encoded by the coding sequence ATGAGCGCGCGCCGCACCCCGGTGACCGGGCTGCCCGCGCTGGTGGGCGAGGAGCTCGGGGTGAGCGACTGGCGCGACGTCTCCGCCGCGACGGTGACCGCCTTCGCCGAGATCACCGGTGACCGCCAGTGGATCCACGTGGACGCCGAACGGGCCGCGGCGGGGCCGTTCGGCGCCCCGGTCGCCCACGGCTTCCTGCTGATGTCCATGGTGCCGGCGATGCTGTCGGAGGTGGTCGACGTCATCGGCGCCGACCACGTCGTCAACAAGGGCGTCTCGGACGTACGGCTGCTGAGCCCGGTCCGGGTCGGCGACCGGGTGCGCGGCCGGGTCCGGGTGGCGCGGGTGCGCCCGCGCCCGCGCGGCTTCTGGGAGACCGACTACGGCGTCGAGCTCGCCGCCGAGGGGTCCGGCACCCCGGCGTTGCGCATGACGCTCACCCTGCTCTACCACGTAGAGTGA
- the fabI gene encoding enoyl-ACP reductase FabI, whose translation MTSSDLRKRWGTAVLLDGKKLLITGVITERSIAFAAARQAQLQGAEVVLTGFGRGLRITEKIAARLPHRCDVLELDLTDAEHLTRVAAQVQERWGRLDGVLHAAAFAPAEALDGGFLTAGWPEVARTMHVSTYSFAALGRATAPLLAAAGGGSIVGLDFDAGQVWPGYDWMGVAKGGLESCCRYLAHALGPQGTRVNLVAAGPLRTVAASAIGTFETLVEAWRERAALGWDHTDPEPVGRAICALWSDWLPAVTGETLHVDGGAHAVGARAAAVVAAGRAA comes from the coding sequence ATGACGTCGTCCGATCTGCGGAAGAGATGGGGAACCGCTGTGCTGCTCGACGGGAAGAAGCTTCTGATCACCGGAGTCATCACCGAACGCTCCATCGCGTTCGCCGCGGCCCGCCAGGCTCAGCTGCAGGGCGCCGAGGTCGTGCTCACCGGCTTCGGGCGCGGGCTGCGGATCACCGAGAAGATCGCCGCGCGACTTCCGCACCGGTGCGACGTGCTGGAGCTGGATCTGACCGACGCGGAGCACCTGACGCGCGTCGCCGCGCAGGTGCAGGAGCGCTGGGGACGGCTCGACGGGGTGCTGCACGCGGCGGCCTTCGCCCCCGCGGAGGCGCTGGACGGCGGCTTCCTGACCGCCGGGTGGCCGGAGGTGGCCCGCACGATGCACGTCTCCACGTACTCCTTCGCCGCGCTGGGCCGGGCGACCGCGCCCCTGCTGGCGGCGGCCGGCGGCGGGTCGATCGTCGGCCTGGACTTCGACGCCGGGCAGGTCTGGCCCGGGTACGACTGGATGGGCGTCGCCAAGGGCGGCCTGGAGAGCTGCTGCCGCTACCTCGCGCACGCCCTGGGGCCGCAGGGCACCCGGGTGAACCTGGTCGCCGCCGGTCCGCTGCGGACGGTGGCGGCCAGCGCCATCGGCACGTTCGAGACGCTCGTCGAGGCCTGGCGGGAGCGGGCGGCGCTGGGCTGGGACCACACCGATCCGGAGCCGGTGGGCCGCGCCATCTGCGCGCTGTGGTCGGACTGGCTGCCCGCCGTCACCGGGGAGACGCTGCACGTGGACGGCGGCGCGCACGCGGTGGGCGCCAGGGCGGCCGCGGTCGTCGCGGCGGGCCGGGCGGCATGA
- a CDS encoding MFS transporter, producing the protein MTQVARSPLAGSQRTSIGDRMDRLPVTALHRSMTAFVGAGLFFDYFDSNLSGTVSKVLQTQFAVGGTTLMLFLASGFIGQFVGSLVLGRLSDRLGRRRAFMLNLLTYSLFTLAGAFSPSAGWLIVTRFLAGLGIGAEQTLADCYLAEVLPPAKRGRLIAWAYSLAFCGVPAVGFTALWLAPRSWLGVAGWRWVFVAGALGTVAVWLLRRGLIESPRWLAARGRIAEADQLVRRLERQAGVVSEPLAPVAAAGVDRRPPGYRVLFSAGQRGRTLVLWTVCLLSVVAYYGFGTLAPQVLAVKGVDVVSGLGYTALTFLGYPFGSLLTVPVIDRVERRVLICGAAVLMAASGLGFGLSADPVAVVVFGFLYTLLSNVFSTASHVFLAEQYPTEFRTTATGAAYSLSRLGAGVLPFVMIPILQHGGAGLLFTVIAGAMAVLVVVVGLFGQRTTGLSVDRHDQLS; encoded by the coding sequence ATGACTCAGGTCGCGCGTAGCCCGCTCGCCGGTTCCCAGCGGACCTCGATCGGCGACCGGATGGACCGTTTGCCGGTCACCGCCCTGCACCGATCGATGACCGCGTTCGTCGGTGCCGGCCTCTTCTTCGACTATTTCGACAGCAATCTTTCCGGCACGGTTTCCAAGGTGTTGCAGACCCAGTTCGCGGTCGGCGGGACCACGCTGATGCTCTTCCTCGCCTCCGGGTTCATCGGCCAGTTCGTGGGGTCGCTGGTGCTGGGCAGGTTGTCCGACCGGCTGGGGCGGCGGCGCGCGTTCATGCTCAACCTGCTGACCTACTCGCTGTTCACCCTGGCCGGCGCCTTCTCGCCGAGCGCGGGCTGGCTGATCGTGACCCGGTTCCTGGCCGGGCTGGGCATCGGGGCCGAGCAGACGCTGGCCGACTGCTATCTCGCCGAGGTGCTGCCGCCGGCCAAGCGGGGCCGGCTCATCGCCTGGGCCTACAGCCTGGCGTTCTGCGGTGTGCCGGCGGTCGGGTTCACGGCGCTGTGGCTGGCGCCGCGCAGCTGGCTGGGGGTGGCCGGCTGGCGGTGGGTCTTCGTCGCCGGGGCGCTGGGCACCGTCGCGGTGTGGCTGCTGCGCCGGGGCCTGATCGAGTCGCCGCGCTGGCTCGCCGCGCGTGGCCGGATCGCCGAGGCCGACCAGCTGGTGCGGCGGCTGGAGAGGCAGGCCGGCGTCGTGTCCGAGCCGCTCGCGCCGGTCGCGGCGGCCGGCGTGGACCGCCGCCCGCCCGGCTACCGCGTGCTGTTCAGCGCCGGCCAGCGTGGGCGCACCCTGGTGCTGTGGACCGTCTGCCTGCTCTCCGTGGTGGCGTACTACGGGTTCGGCACGCTGGCCCCGCAGGTGCTCGCGGTCAAGGGCGTCGACGTGGTGTCCGGGCTGGGCTACACCGCCCTGACGTTCCTGGGCTACCCGTTCGGGTCACTGCTGACGGTGCCGGTCATCGACCGCGTCGAGCGGCGCGTGCTCATCTGCGGCGCGGCGGTGCTGATGGCCGCGAGCGGGCTCGGGTTCGGGCTGTCGGCCGACCCGGTGGCGGTGGTGGTGTTCGGGTTCCTCTACACGCTGCTGAGCAACGTCTTCTCGACCGCGTCGCACGTCTTCCTCGCCGAGCAGTACCCGACCGAGTTCCGGACCACCGCCACCGGGGCCGCGTACTCGCTGTCGCGCCTCGGCGCCGGGGTGCTGCCGTTCGTGATGATCCCGATCCTGCAGCACGGCGGCGCGGGGCTGCTGTTCACCGTGATCGCGGGCGCCATGGCGGTGCTGGTCGTCGTGGTCGGGCTGTTCGGCCAGCGCACCACGGGCCTGTCGGTCGACCGGCACGACCAGCTGTCCTGA
- a CDS encoding TetR/AcrR family transcriptional regulator — protein MRTSGNDPDPAFRIRWAAYQCLTRHRPGRLDLASVADAAGMPLAELQRHCGSPDALLGELMLDAYASLACAMEQAASTALRQTASPARQWVAVARAVRSWARTHPAEYALLWEPSHPHYRPSPEVIVAGSRTLLVLAGIVLYARTVAPEQPLPASEQLSTAMARNVGSLARGLLVGVPLEVIPPLMLAWSQLLASADVAVQRLVQGLLPEPDAFWDHVAHSAGRQLGLPQ, from the coding sequence ATGCGGACTTCCGGCAACGACCCGGACCCGGCCTTCCGGATCCGGTGGGCCGCGTACCAGTGCCTCACCCGGCACCGCCCGGGCCGGCTCGACCTGGCCTCGGTGGCCGACGCGGCCGGGATGCCGCTGGCCGAGCTGCAGCGGCACTGCGGCTCCCCGGACGCGCTGCTCGGCGAGCTGATGCTGGACGCGTACGCGAGCCTCGCCTGTGCCATGGAACAGGCCGCGTCGACGGCCCTGCGGCAGACCGCGAGCCCGGCCCGGCAGTGGGTCGCGGTCGCCCGCGCGGTGCGCTCCTGGGCGCGGACCCATCCCGCCGAGTACGCGCTGCTCTGGGAGCCGTCGCACCCGCACTACCGGCCGTCGCCGGAGGTCATCGTCGCCGGCAGCCGGACCCTGCTGGTGCTGGCCGGCATCGTGCTGTACGCCCGGACGGTGGCGCCGGAGCAGCCGCTGCCGGCGAGCGAGCAGCTGTCGACGGCCATGGCCCGCAACGTCGGCAGCCTGGCGCGCGGCCTGCTGGTCGGCGTCCCCCTGGAGGTGATACCACCGCTGATGCTCGCCTGGAGCCAGCTGCTGGCCTCGGCGGACGTGGCGGTGCAGAGGCTGGTGCAGGGCCTGCTGCCCGAGCCGGACGCGTTCTGGGACCACGTGGCCCACTCGGCGGGGCGGCAGCTCGGCCTGCCGCAGTGA